DNA from Eucalyptus grandis isolate ANBG69807.140 chromosome 5, ASM1654582v1, whole genome shotgun sequence:
ATTGTATTTGTATTGTCGTTTTGCTATGGCCAAACATGTCGACGCATTTTTTAATTGTATGATCAGTCAATTATGTTttaatttccttcttctttttttgtctctaGTAGCTACAGCCAAAAAGCATACATGTATGTGTAGGAAGTATATAAGAAAGTCTAAAAGAGTGTAAAACacataaaacattttccaaagcAAGTTCGTTTAAACATATCTCATTTTTAAACCAATGGCCACTTACATACATTTATCTTTTCAAACACTATTTACATAACTCTAAATAAAACCCTACTTTGAAAAGACCAAATTGTCCCTTGGATACTCGTTTTAGAATCTTGCTTAGGGTTTAGGTGATTTAGTTTTAGTTACTTTTAAGTGTTTGGGTTGGTGTGAGAATTTAGGATTTGGGGATAaacattatttggaaaaaaaaaaatggtggcgTTTTGTAAATAGggagataaaaataattaatgtgAGTTGTAAAGTGGTATTTGTGGCGACCTCTTATTTTTTTGGCGCCCACATACGCATGGGCGTGTGCGAAGACTAATGGCTCGCTAAGTATTAAGCTTAGTTCGGGCTCTTCTAAACCCATCAATTCACGATTTatggtctgagtttttaacccaagttaattttaaatatgagccgccactaatcgatttaaaCTGAGTCGATTAAAACCAAGTGAAATATCAGAATAATTACTTCACTTCTACGCAActaaagaaattaggatcgtAGACTTAATTAtattagttaatcactaatattatttcggtacctaatcttattgAAGCGTCAAGTAAAGCATTTATGTGACATTTTGTACCAATCACGAGTTCTAGGATTCAATTCCTAATGAAACTGAGGAAATAGAAATCCATGCATCATGAAAGCACAATTGGAATGCAAGAAATAAgtcaatattttcttctaaGAAATTAtatacgattttttttttttttttttttggtagggtTTCAAGGGTTATCTGATTTTTATGGAAATatgagtcatttttttttatttttttatttttgatttttctattattataaatatttttaatattaaaaataagaatataCTATATTATAAAAAAGGGATCCGGGTTGGATTCCCGGGTCGGGATCGATCTGAATCCGTAAGCCACCGACCCGACTGGGCATGCGCGGGCCCAGCCCGGAATtctgtttaaaaaaaaactccaagCCCCTCTTTTTTTAAAACGAACAAATCAGGCCCACTTACCATTAAAAGAAATGCCCAGCCCAAGATTTAAACCAAACTAGGTCTGACCCATTGAAGCAGAAACCCTAGCCCAAAACCAAGGAAAACCAGGTCAGGCAGACCCGCGAATCGACCCGGTTCACGGTCGCCACCGTTCTCCCTTTTCGCGAGATCAACGGAGACGGCCGAGCGCCTCCTCCGGCGTCACCCTGGCCATCCCAGACCGCCGACTTAGCCTCCGCCCAGCCAGCCGCCATCGCCGACCATCACTCTCTGGTCACGGCAACCCAAATCCCGGCCACCAATTTTCTCGGGCAAATCGTCGAACGCTTGGAGTTCGTTGGTGGATCAAAACGCGGGCGGCGACGAGAACGACGCGAGCAGATGGCGTCGTCGGTGGCGAAGCAGCGGTGGCGTCGGGCCAAGCGACCGGTGCTGCACGCGGCGAGGGGGCTGTCACACTcgcgactctctctctctctctctctagctcgctCCGTAGAATTGTCCTCCGTGCGTCGTCGGTCTCTGCGCGTGAGGCACAGAGGCggagggagaagaaggaagaagaagaaaggaggggGGCTGGGCTGGGGCGTGGGCCTtgccctctctctcactctctctctttttcttttttctttttttaaataattatccgAAAAATAAggggaatttaaaaaaaaaaaaaaacttagtaaAAGCAAATGTCCATTTTTTGGTTAGTCATATTTTGGTGTAAACAAATGTCGATTTTAAATAATTGAATGATTTGTCGATTATTCATTGGATAATCAAGAGTATGTACTAAGTGtaagcttagtaatccattagccttttcttttgttggtttgTCTCTAGGAAGGTCGCGACAGTAAGAAAGTTAACTTCAATCTTATAAAGCATTTTCTTCATTCATATGACCGGAAATTGAGTGCATAATCCTATACTCAAGCTAAAATTATTTGAATACAGTGTTGAATATATTTTACATGTTgacatttttttacttttttttttttaagtcttgtTTGGAACATTTCCGcctttctttcaattaaatatttgaaccaATTGAAAGAGACAAAGATATGGCAGTTGTGAGAGCAAATTGTTTCAATCTAAAGCTCAATAAGTCATATTAATTTATTCGGAACTGTGAATTACAATATTTAGTCTTTGagggtttttcttttggtaaataAAGTATATTCGATACCTTACAAAAGTATGCTAGCTTACTTTATAAACCAATGTTATGAATCATTTTAATTTACCAAAGCATCATGTATTGCAATTATTTGCTGGGAAATTCACAGATATAAGCATCAATAATGTAATTAATTCAATatgtcctaaacttattgtatgaatGTTAATTCAgtcgtaattttttttaaattttgtcaatttaatctcaaatctttgtgcacttttttttttaatgtaggcattatgatcaatttttgccaaaattcgTTAATATGATGGTCTAATTATCGTCGGCCGTTCTATATGGAAAATTGTCATATCAACGATTTTCGAGGAAAATTGTCAATATTAGGTTGAATTATTGTTCAAGAGACCTTTTGGTTGTCCTTGGTTTACAATATTAGATTCACCCATTCCCACTAGCACTACACACGAGGGTTCCATTTACAAAAGTACGGAACAAGaaatttaagtgaaagttgTCTCTAACCGAATGAAGTGATAAAAAAATGCCGTGTCAacattatttttgatttttttttttttttttatatagcaGGTTAGGTGAAGCCCATATCGGCTTGATCTTAAGGACATATTCTCCCACATCAAATTGATACAGTCAAGATTCCGCCTTTGAAGTGCTCTCAATAAAACAAGAAACTAACAAGAAGATGAGTATATTTCCTTGCCATCATCTATTGAGAAAACATCACTTTTAGCAAAGATTCACTTTGGCTGGAAATTGTCATTCTCTTCGCTTTTCTACTGAGTGAAAGGAGTCGATGCTTCTTTGAGACTCAAATCCCACGTTGCTTGAAATCACCggtttcctttgcttttttttttttttttacttgcaaAGTCGAATTCAGAAAAAAGGAGTAATTGCTTTTCTGAAAAAAGGAGTCATTGCTTTTCCGAGACTCAAACTTTGCCCATTGAGAAATGTCGTGTTGCAAAACTATGGCAATCCGTGTTGAAAGTTGCAAAACTCTGGCAATCCGTGTTGatgtcatttttgttttttattttcgcTGAGGCATTGATGACTTGGTAAATTTTCATTAGATATTTCaacaaatttactttcttaAGCTTTTTTTAGTCAGATACTTTCTTAAGATTAAATTCTTCGTTTATTTGGTGTGGTTTCATATTAactaaattcaaattctttaggTCATTAAAATGCTCTTTAGAATGGTATTATGGCTACCCTTTTCAAATCCGCCCAACCCAGTAATGGATCTTTTAGGCCAAAATTAGTGAAGTGAGTGATGGTTCTAGCCTTTGATTCTTCCAGGTTTTGCAAGACGTAACTTTTTGTGATTTCGAACGAATTCTTACATCGATGTAAATTTAAAACTCAAGGTCTTTATaacttttaaacatttaaataaaatgtcGATCCaatagaaaagtataaaaagatttttaaatATCTTATAAAATAATATGCACTAAAACTAAAAATGTATAAGGCCTTGAGTGCCAGGCATGATGGCTGCCCCtatataaaattaatctaaCACGTTTTATTTTGCACCCTATCCATCATGGTATCTACATCATCTCGGGCTCAAGCCTATTGAGTAATCCGTACAACAAAGAGAGATCCGAAACacccaagcaaaaaaaaaaatcctccaaatctccttctcttgcttcttctccTATTTACTTCCACCATAAACAACCAATTCCCAGCGACCTACTATGGTTCGACTAACAATCTAAATAGCACCGACACTGATACGTAACATGACACAACACACCGACACGTCGTTtctaaaaaaacagaaaattccGACACACTGGGATACGTtgtaatatataaataaaaaattatcatttttatgattatttaaatcaaataaataaataaataaataagcctagaatgaatatgCACTAAAAACATCATTTctctatttattaatataatttattatattttattattatgttttatttttttgcatatatatattttgaccttTTATTTagtgaatttttaaaattgatttcgaTATCAGAATCACATGTCGAAAACTTGTATATCAGAATTCTGACTTAAGTGTCGAAAAAATTTATCAAGGATTTTTTTACACATGTTGATTGAGTATCAGAGAGTGTTTGAGAGTGTCGAATATGTGTCGAAATATTCAACACGATACGAAAACCTTTGAAAAGTGTCGGTGCCTCGTAACACTTCACTGCCAAAGGCACCTACCAAGGGGCCCTCACCAGCgtcctctcctccatctccaccaccagcTCCTCGTCCCTCTCATACGGCTTCTTCAATGCCTCTGCTGTCGTCTCTGACGCCTCCCAAACCCTCTATGTTTTTGGCAATATGAAGAAAGTACAAAAAGTAAATTGGTCGAAGATAACCTTCTCTCACAGATTAGAAAACCACCTTCTGCCGCCCCTAGAATCCAGATTTGATTCGAATTAAAAAGTGATACTAGTGTACACAgctcaaaattgaaaaacaatttcaaaGGATCTATGACCACCATTAAATATATGTAAAAATCATCTTAGAAGCAAATCAAATCCGCATCTTAAAGATTACATATATAGCGGTACCTTAACCCTAAACTTTTATCATTAGTGGTTAATAGTCAATCTGGAATCGAAATCTGGAGTCAATCTTCCGCTTAAGAGATCAAAGTACAGTTCATCTCTTCATTAGCAATAAATCAGTTTGcaagttctttctttctcatttcCGAAATATTTTATGTTGAGCCATTGCTCAATAGACTTTTTGGTCGTCCTAGTGTACCATATAGATTCTCCCATTCCCATTAGCACTACACACTAGGcttctaattttaaattatggaaTAGGAGATTTAAATGGAAGTTTCCTGTGACCGAACaaagtaatataaaaaatgttgtGTCAACATTAATTTTCAACTATTTTTTTGGGTATAGTAGAGCAAGTGAAGTTTGGATCAGCTCGGATCAACATTCGCACATTTCAAGTGATTCACTTCCCCATGCGATCTTTAGGATACACTGTCCGCGTCAATTGATGCATTCGGCAATTTATTCTTGGAGTGCTCTaaacaaaatttgaaactaAAATCACAAGGAGATGAACAAATTTCCTTTGACATCTAGTTAATCATCTGTTTAAAAACATCATATTGTTAGTCATGGTTTCACTAGTAAAGATTCCACATTACTTGGCAATTGCCGGGCAATAGACAGACTCGGCAGAAGGCGTCAACGCTTTTTTACTATAATTGCGGAAGACCGAGACTACGTAGAACGGAGACTTTGCTTTTCCATTAGAGGGGATGCTTCGTCGAGACTCCAGTTGCTCATTGCTTGGAAATCGCCGGTCGTCCTTTTATACTCGCAGTAAAAGGAGAATATTTATTCGAGGCTCGAACGTTGGCCCACGAGAAACACGACAACTCTGCAACCGCTCTGCAAAAGTTTTGCTAAACGTGAGAAACGAGCGAGCAGAGGAGACTTGGAGgatccatttttcttctctcttcttttctttttctctttttctttttgggtgtcTCAGGTCTCTCTTTGACGTGGGGTGtgtgtatattttttttttggctgagtTATTGATGACGTgataaattttcattagatATTTCAACATACTTAATTTCTTAAGATTAAACCCTTCGTTTATGTCGGGTCTCTCAAAGAGACACCCGAgacacccaaaaagaaaaaaatggatcctccaaatctccttctcttgcttcttctcaCCTTGGCTTACACCATCGACGCCCAAAATTTCTTCCCAACGCCCTACTGTGGTTCGACTGGCAACTTCACCGCCAACAGCACCTACCAAACCACCCTCACCGCcctcctctcctccatctccaccaccaactCCTTGTCACTCACCTACGGCTTCTTCAACGCCTCCTCCGCCGTCTCCGGCGCCTCCCAAACCCTCTATGTCATCGGCTCCTGCCGTGGTGACCTCCCTGCTGAGAGCTGTCGTGCCTGCCTCAATGCCTCGACCTTTGACATTCGTGACCTCTGCCCCCTCCAGAAGGAGGCGGTCCTCTACAGTGACAACTGCACCGTTCGGTACTCTAACGCCTCGATCTTCCGCACAGTCAACATCGACCCTAACTACAAACTATACTTCGACGAGAACTTCACGAGCCCAGACAAGGACAACGCTGCGCTGCAGACGCTGCTGGACCGTCTGCCGGGTGAGGCAGCGGGCGGCGGCTCACTGAGGAAGTACGCGACGGCCAACATATCGGTGTTTACACACGATCTACGCGATGACACAATGCACGCCGGACTTGACCAACCAGCAATGCGTCGACTGCCTGGTGACAGCCATCGGGAGATTTGAGAAGTGCTGTGCTGGGAAGATGGGAGTGAGGATCATGGCCCCGAGTTGCCAGTTCCGGTACGAGGCCTATCGGTTCTTCGACCCGGTGGGTGAGCCACTTCCGCTGCCCCCTGCGCCCCCTCCGCCACCAGGTACGTTCGCTCTTGTTTAAAAGGAAGGTACAAAGCgattatgtctttttttttttttctataattaattATGCAGGTTCCATACAGATTTATACTATTAATCGTTCAAATGAGTTTAAAGTACCTGCTCTATaattcatgcaatttatttacattGAATAAGTACCTTTTTTGCCAAAAGAAGGTTAAATAGCACCGACATACGATATGACACGATATGATAGGGCGatacatcatttctcaaaaatagaaaattctgacacgttgtatatttaacggatatttttatttttaattaatttaattcaaattcataattaaataaataataaaaagagcctacaatgaatttacactaataatattaataaatttattcatagaaaattcgaaaaatatacTCATAGTTAATGCGTATTCATGTTTGGGGACATGTTTCTAATTCTAAtgatgaaactaatgactaacaaaaaattagaattaacttaTTTCCCTCGAGTTATCAAAGAATGGCGTGATGTATATTTAACATGCATTTCGTTTCCGCGTTCAAAGTGGCCCTTTAGTGATTTCTCCAGTGTATTACTCAGTGAGCAATGATCGTAAACATAATATGCCTTTGCTCTTGCAGGTGGAAAGAGCAATTCAAATAGGACTGTGATCATTGTGGTCACCACAAGTGTTTCTGCGGTTTTCCTTGTTGGTGTTATTGTACTTCTGAGagtgaaaaggaagaagcaGCCCAGGCAAAGAGGTGAAGGTGAGTCTTTATCTTTTTCGCATTGGAACATCAGCTGTTCATGAGGATTTCAAAACATCGAATTGATTCTTCGATCTACATGTTCATGTGCCTGCTCGGACATGTCCATGTACACATTTCTCATTGTCTATAGTTAACATTACCTCGTCGAGCAGGAAAGGAACCAGTTGATTATCTATGCGTGCAGGTGCAATTATGTGTACTAAAAGTTTGTGAACTCTCATTATGAAAACTATGGAAAGACAATGATTTCTCGCTCTAAATGaccatattttctctttctagGTGAGGCTGTGGATGAAATTAGCACAGTGGAGTCGCTGCAATTTGATTTCGGCACTATTAGAGAGGCAACGGATAATTTCTCTAATTCCAAGAAGCTTGGACAAGGAGGTTTTGGTGCTGTTTACATGGTAATAAATAACAAAGCACATCCTCTACTCTATTGTATTCAAAATTCAAGCAACCAGATAGTCAAAGATGATATCAATCCGATACTCCTAGAAATGATTCGATGTACCAGTTGATACTCATAAAGATctaatttgttgaaatttcaggGTCAGCTCTCCAACGGACAAGAAATGGCGGTGAAATGGCTATCGCAGAATTCTAGCCAAGGGGAAGTTGAGTTCAAGAACGAGTTCATGTTACTAGCTCAGCTACACCATAGGAACTTAGTCAAGCTCCTAGGTTTCTATCTAGAAGGAGTTGAACGGCTTCTCATTTACGAGTTTGTGCCCAATTCGAGCCTTGATCAGTTTATATTTGGTATGATTCTCAGGTTGTCATTCACAAATCATATCCTCACAAAATGATGAATAGATGTCTTATAGAATGTGATTCCACCAAAATGTGTAGATCCCCTTAAGCGTGCGAATCTCAACTGGGATACACGTTACAAGATAATAATGGGTGTTGCCCGAGGGATGCTTTATCTACATGAAGACTCTCGACTTTGTATTATCCATTGGGATCTCAAAGCCAGCAATCGGATTTTGGTATGGCGAGGCTGTTTGAGTTGGATCAAACTCAAGCCAAGACAAACCGAATCATGGGGACCTAGTAAGTGACACAATCTCCTAGAGCTAATgcttatcaaaagagaaaagcaaactATAGAGCTGATAAGGTGGACTTTTTGTGATGGACAGTGGATATATGGCGCCAGAGTATGCGATGCATGGAACTTTCTCGATCAAGTCAGATGTGTTCAGTTTTGGAGTGCTACTTTTGGAGATTGTGAGTGGTCAAGGGAACACTCTTTTCCGCGTGGGTGATGACACGGAAGTCCTTATAAGCTATGTGAGCATATGAACATACCTTCTCATTTCACATAATATTCCAAATATCAATCTGCTCAATGTTTGTCAAATGTTTGCAGGTCTGGAAGAATTGGAGGGAAGGATCATTATCAAACATTATCGATCCCTCTATAATTTCTGGTTCAAGTATTGAAATTGTGAGGTGCATCCATATTGGTCTACTATGTGTCCAAGATAATATGATTAGCCGGCCAACAATGGCCTCGGTCCTTCACGTGCTTAAAAGCCACTCAGTCACTCTCCAAGTGCCATCAAGACCTGCATTCTACATACACAACAGTGCCGAATCTGATATGCCATCCATGCAAGATTACAATTTATGGGTGGCTGAGGTCGAGGAATCAAgaaacaaatcgaaccagttCTCGAAAAATGAGGTTTCTATGACTGAGCTGTACCCACGGTAGCCTTAGAAAATGGGAGATCAGTGTGCCCCGCACATTACTTTTTGTGTTTGTCATGGTTTTTAGATCATCAAATTACATTATCATGATTTACTTCTTCCTTAGATTATTTAGGATTTATATGGCTTCATTGCTCGAGATTACATCCAGATTCATAGGATGTTGGAAGTGAAAGATACTCACCAAAAGTCATGTCTAACACTACTTGTGTTAAGATCAGAGCAGCTAGAATAGCTCGCTCTTACAGAATTCATGTTGGACTAGGTCATTTTAGGCGTGATTTTAGGTGAGCTCCATGTCAGTAGTTTGATTTAAATAGATATATAAGATACACAGAATGTTTATAGCTGCCAAGATAATAATGAGAATTTGTCTCCAATTATCTATTTAGTCAAATTGGTTCCACCGGTTGAATGATTTTCATATAGTTAACCACTTTCATCTTATCATCTATTTACCCTTTTTCTTATACGCGTAAgtttcatgaaatgaatttgTTGACTTCCCATCCCGTGTATTACGAAAACTAGGCAGGTCTTTTACTCTCATGGTGCATCCGACTATAGCCACAGTATATTACAGTTTACCGACATATATTGTGGGTTATGTGAGAAAAGACCAATTCGAACCACCGTGTTCCCATATGCAGTGTTATTTATAGTTTGACCGCAATATAGTCTTCCGGTCAAGCATATCTAATTTTCAGatctaaatatttcatttattgaTATAAAACTTAGGTATTTAAGCAATGACGTCACGACTGGTACGTCTCCCATAAGTGGTGCATTTGACTCTTCAATAAATGTTATTTGCGTCGGtccattttttggttttttcaattGACCGACTTGTTAAATTAAGATTGCTGCAACAAGAATGAAATTCTAAGTACTAGACTTGCGATAGAAAGTTTGTTTTATTGGGACATTTGAAAGGGAAAGTTGTCTAAAAAGTTCCAAACCTATTgaatttttaccaattcaatcataacatttttaattgtgtcattTGGTGTGGTTTCATATTAactaaattcaaattctttaggTCATTAAAATGCTCTTTAGAATGGTATTATGGCTACCCTTTTCAAATTTACCCAACCCAGTAATGGATCTTTTAGGCCAAAATTAGTGATATGAGTGATGGCTCTAGCCTTTGATTCTTCCAGGTTTTGCAAGACGTAACTTTTTGTGATTTCAAACGAATTCTTACATCAATGTAAATTTAAAACTCAAGGTCTTTACaacttttaaacatttaaataaaatgtcgatctaaatagaaaagtataaaagatttttaaatatcttaaaaaataatatgcACTAAAACTAAAAATGTATAAGGCCTAGTGTGCCAGGCATAATGGCCGCCCCtatataaaattaatctaaCACGTTTTATTTTGCACCTTATCCATCATGGTATTTATCTTATCTAGGGCTCGAGCCTATTGAGTAATCCTCACATCAAAGAGAGATCCGaaacaccataaaaaaaaaaaaaaaggatcctccaaatctccttctcttgcttcttctccTATTTACTTCCACCATAAAACGACCAATTCCCAGCGACCTACTATGGTTCGAATGATAATCTAAATAGCACCGACACCGACATGCAACACGTCTGTCTGCGCGACACgtcattctaaaaaaaaaaaaacagagaattccGACATATTGGGaaacgttgtatattaaatatatatttt
Protein-coding regions in this window:
- the LOC120293284 gene encoding cysteine-rich receptor-like protein kinase 29, translated to MDPPNLLLLLLLTLAYTIDAQNFFPTPYCGSTGNFTANSTYQTTLTALLSSISTTNSLSLTYGFFNASSAVSGASQTLYVIGSCRGDLPAESCRACLNASTFDIRDLCPLQKEAVLYSDNCTVRYSNASIFRTVNIDPNYKLYFDENFTSPDKDNAALQTLLDRLPGEAAGGGSLRKYATANISVFTHDLRDDTMHAGLDQPAMRRLPGDSHREI